Sequence from the Bacillus thuringiensis genome:
TTCGTATATTAATAATACAATTTATTTGTCTTTGTGTTGTGCAATTGTTATTTATACATAAGTCATCAGTGAAATATTTATCTAAAATTGTTTATTATGAAGGTGTCACGGTAAAAAACAAAACAGAAATCTTACAGGTGAATAGGTAGTTTTCATTTTCTTCTAGGAAGGATTATGCTACAATAATTGAGGATTTAATGACGTGAAGCAAATGAGAAGAAGCAGGAGAATACCTGCTTTTCGTTTTGTTTTATAAGTGAAAAAATGAGGTGTTACAATGGATAAACAAATTTCAATTGCTATAGATGGTCCAGCAGCTGCTGGAAAAAGTACAGTCGCGAAAGTTGTAGCGAAGAAACTTTCTTACGTTTATATTGATACAGGGGCAATGTATCGTACAATTACATATGCAGCCCTTGAGCAAAAAGTGGATATTGAAAATGAAGAGCAGTTAATGGAAGTTGTAAAGAATGTAAATATTGAGTTTCAGCAAGGAGAAAATACACAACTTGTATTTTTAAATGGACAAGATGTTTCTGAAGTAATTCGTACACCTGAGGTGACGAATCGAGTATCTATTGTGGCGAAACATCGCCTTGTTCGTGAAGAAATGGTACGTCGTCAACAAGAGCTAGCGGAAAAAGGCGGCGTTGTAATGGATGGCCGTGATATTGGTACACATGTGTTACCAGATGCTGAAGTGAAGATCTTTATGCTTGCCTCTGTTGAAGAAAGAGCAGAAAGAAGACATTTAGAAAATATAAATAAAGGTTTCGATTCTAATTTAGAGCAGTTAAAAGAAGAAATTGCTCAGCGTGATAAATTAGATTCAGAACGCGAAGTTTCTCCTCTGAAAAAAGCTGATGATGCATTGGAATTAGATACAACTTCTTTATCAATTGAAGAAGTTGTCCAAAAAATTATGGGCATTGTTTCAGGAGTGTTTGCGAAATAAAGAAAGGGGATAGCCTCTTTCTTTTTTGTTTGTATAGAAATGTAAAGGATACGTGAATTGTGAGTCTCTTTCCTTGACAAATGATCGGATTTGTAAGAAGTTAGTAAAAGAGAGATAAAACTTTCAGAATATATTCGCTATTATATTTCAAAACATACTTTCTTCAAGATGATTTTGCTGTATACTATTTATATAGGTTTAATATATTTTCTGGTGAAATGTATGAAAACTGAGTATGTGATGATAAATTCTTAAACATGCAAATGAAAACATTTGTTTTCATTTCGTATATACATAAAAAATGCTTTGTCAATTCTGTAGGGAGGTATTTCCATGGTAGAGAAAATGAATGAAGAAGTTATGGATTCAAAAGAATTACAAGTTGGTGACGTTGTTACAGGTTCTGTAACGAAAGTTGAAGAGAAACAAGTGCTTGTAAATGTTGGATACAAAACAGATGGCGTAATTCCAATTAGTGAATTAGCTAACGTTCATATTGAAAAAGCAAGCGATGTGGTAGAATTAAATCAAATACTAGAATTAAAAATTATTAAATTAGAAGAGGATGATCTTGTCTTATCTAAACGTGCTGTTGATGCAGAAAAAGCATGGGTAGAATTACAAGAGAAATTTACTTCTGGTCATGTATTTGATGTTACTGTAAAAGATATCGTGAATGGTGGATTAGTTGTGGACCTTGGTGTTCGTGGGTTCATCCCAGCTTCACTTGTAGAAGTACATTATGTAGAAGACTTTACTGACTATAAAGGCAAAACATTAGCTGTGAAAATTGTTGAATTAGACCGCGAAAAAAACCGTGTAATTCTTTCGCATAAAGCAGTAGTAGAATTAGAACTAGATTCTAAGAAAAAAGAAGCAATTTCTTCATTAAAAGAAGGAGACGTTGTTGAAGGAACAGTGCAACGATTAACGGATTTTGGTGCTTTCGTTAACGTTGGTGGTGTGGATGGTTTAGTTCATATTTCACAAATTTCACACGAACGTGTAGAGCAACTTTCTGAAGTATTAGAGCAAGGTCAAAAGGTAAAAGTAAAGGTGTTATCAGTTGATGCTGATACACAACGTATTTCTTTATCAATTAAAGCAGCTCAACCGGGACCTTGGGAAAATGTTGCTGGAGAAATAAAAGCTGGAGATATTCGTGAAGGAGTAGTAAAACGCCTTGTTACATTCGGTGCATTCGTTGAAATTTTACCTGGTGTTGAAGGTCTTGTGCACGTATCTCAAATTGCAAATCGTCACGTGAAAAATCCAAATGAAGCATTGGAAATGGGACAAGAAGTAAAAGTGAAAGTACTTGAAGTCCATGTAGCAGAGAAACGTATTTCTTTAAGTATAAAAGAAGCGCTTGAAGAAAATAATGTAACTGAAGATTACAGTCAGTATGAACCAAATGCTGATTCTGCTACTTTCCAATTAAGTGATATTATCGGTGAACAACTGAAAAAATTAAAGAAATAAAGAGGGGTACAAGTGGTAAGGGCAAAACGTAAATTAGATCATATTGAATACGCTCTTTCTACTGGTCAGTCTCGTACGCATGGCTTTCATGATATTGACTTTGTGCATCAAAGCTTGCCAAATTCAAGTTATGACACAATAACATGTGGAACAAAAATCGGCGAACTTTCACTAAGTTCGCCGATTTTTATCAATGCGATGACTGGTGGTGGAGGAGAGAAAACATTACATATTAATGAGCAATTAGCATATGTAGCGAAACATCATCATCTTGCTATGGCTGTAGGTTCGCAAATGGCAGCGTTAAAAGATGAAAGTGAGGCTGCATCTTTTAAGATTATCAGGAAGGTAAACCCAAATGGTACTTTCTTTGCTAATTTAGGTAGTGAGGCAACTATCGAACAGGCAAAGCGTGCTATTGATATGATTGAAGCGAATGCATTGCAAATTCATTTAAATGTTATACAGGAGTTAACAATGCCAGAAGGAGACCGTGACTTTACTGGTGTACTTCAACGCATTGAGAAAATTGTTTTAAAGAGTAAAGTTCCTGTCATTGTAAAAGAAGTTGGATTTGGGATGAATAAGGAAACGGTCCAACAGCTAGCGAGCATAGGTGTAACGGCAATTGATATTGGTGGACAAGGTGGTACGAATTTTGCTGCTGTTGAAAATGAAAGAAGACAGCGAATGCTTTCTTATTTTAATAACTGGGGCATACAAACAGCAACCTCGATTATTGAAGCAACCTCTACAAATAATAACCTCTCTTTTATTGCATCTGGGGGTATACAAACAGCGCTTGACGTAGCGAAAGCAATCGCATTAGGGGCGAATACAACTGCGTTTGCTGGATACTTTTTACGCATTTTAATGCAAGATGGTATCGAGAAGTTAGTGGATGAAATTGATCTATTACATACAGATTTGAAATTTATTATGACTGCTCTTGGTGCGAAGACGATAGAAGAGTTACAGTCTGTACCTCTTGTTGTAAAGGGCGAAACGTATCATTGGTTAACGCAGCGTGGTATCGATACGACGCATTATAGTAGAAGATAAAAAATCAACCGTTTGGTTGGTTTTTTTGTTTTCTGTTCCTTTTTATTAATATAAAGTGAGTGATGGAATTAATATTCTATCAAAATAGAAGTAAAATAAAATTATTCTTATATATGTTATCTTGTCAAAATTGCGATTGAAAAATGTAGATAGTATGCTACTTAATTATTGAAGATGATTTAATTTTGCTAAGGAAAGTAGGTAGAGATAAATTTGAATCCTAGGAAGATTCGTATATAAAATATTATTTTGATATAAGTAAAAATAATTGAAATAATTATGTAAAAGACGGTTTCGTACAATATCGAAACCGTCTTTTTGTATTCATTAGTGCTGATTTTGTTTTCGAGCTTGCTCTGGTGTATCAAGCCCAGTCGCACCCGGATATTGTAATGATTGGTCACGGTCAGATTCAACGCGGCGTGATTCTCTTAATTTTCGTTCTTGAC
This genomic interval carries:
- a CDS encoding YpfB family protein — translated: MKKVEKIFIRILIIQFICLCVVQLLFIHKSSVKYLSKIVYYEGVTVKNKTEILQVNR
- the cmk gene encoding (d)CMP kinase; this encodes MDKQISIAIDGPAAAGKSTVAKVVAKKLSYVYIDTGAMYRTITYAALEQKVDIENEEQLMEVVKNVNIEFQQGENTQLVFLNGQDVSEVIRTPEVTNRVSIVAKHRLVREEMVRRQQELAEKGGVVMDGRDIGTHVLPDAEVKIFMLASVEERAERRHLENINKGFDSNLEQLKEEIAQRDKLDSEREVSPLKKADDALELDTTSLSIEEVVQKIMGIVSGVFAK
- the rpsA gene encoding 30S ribosomal protein S1 is translated as MVEKMNEEVMDSKELQVGDVVTGSVTKVEEKQVLVNVGYKTDGVIPISELANVHIEKASDVVELNQILELKIIKLEEDDLVLSKRAVDAEKAWVELQEKFTSGHVFDVTVKDIVNGGLVVDLGVRGFIPASLVEVHYVEDFTDYKGKTLAVKIVELDREKNRVILSHKAVVELELDSKKKEAISSLKEGDVVEGTVQRLTDFGAFVNVGGVDGLVHISQISHERVEQLSEVLEQGQKVKVKVLSVDADTQRISLSIKAAQPGPWENVAGEIKAGDIREGVVKRLVTFGAFVEILPGVEGLVHVSQIANRHVKNPNEALEMGQEVKVKVLEVHVAEKRISLSIKEALEENNVTEDYSQYEPNADSATFQLSDIIGEQLKKLKK
- a CDS encoding type 2 isopentenyl-diphosphate Delta-isomerase; amino-acid sequence: MVRAKRKLDHIEYALSTGQSRTHGFHDIDFVHQSLPNSSYDTITCGTKIGELSLSSPIFINAMTGGGGEKTLHINEQLAYVAKHHHLAMAVGSQMAALKDESEAASFKIIRKVNPNGTFFANLGSEATIEQAKRAIDMIEANALQIHLNVIQELTMPEGDRDFTGVLQRIEKIVLKSKVPVIVKEVGFGMNKETVQQLASIGVTAIDIGGQGGTNFAAVENERRQRMLSYFNNWGIQTATSIIEATSTNNNLSFIASGGIQTALDVAKAIALGANTTAFAGYFLRILMQDGIEKLVDEIDLLHTDLKFIMTALGAKTIEELQSVPLVVKGETYHWLTQRGIDTTHYSRR
- a CDS encoding YpzI family protein, producing MGKDRQERKLRESRRVESDRDQSLQYPGATGLDTPEQARKQNQH